ACAAGACCTGAGAGAGTAACTAGTATTGGATTAGACCAGAAAGTTGTAAGAAGCATTTTTTACCAACATTGCCAACTAAATaatttgccagaggaatggCTCATAAAAGGCGCAGTTTTTATTAACAGACTAAATTCATTGATAGAAATAGATATAAAAAAGCTTGTAGCCTTATCTACCCTGAGCCAAATCAGAATTATATTCATCTCTATTTCAGCAAATTTATATTCATTAgctttttttcatataattatACATGCAACTTTCAAAGCCCTCATTTTTCTATGCAGACCTTGAAATATACCACAAAAGCCCTCTCCATAGCATGGGTCTCTGAATAATCGAGTATCGTCCGTCATGGATTTTCAAgagtaaatgtttattttttggcagACCAAAAGAAAACAATGTGAGAACGAAGAGGGGGATGATCCACCCAAGAAATCAAAGCAAGGGGAAGTTCTAGAAGAAGGTGAATGTTCAGATAGTGACAACGAAGAAATCAAAGAAACTGATGAAATTGTGAAAGATGACGCGGAGACCAAAGTCGAAGATCCAGCCACGCTTTTGATTCAGTCGAATGGGGATGCGACATCTAAGCCGAAGTCAAGCATTGATAATGATGAATTTGACAccggtaatttattttttaattttttccccatcaatttttctgaaatagaTTGATTGTAACTGTTTCATTTTTAACTGCAGTGGTATCACTTTTTACGATTGAAATTTATTCCTTAACCCACTAAAACTGCAGCAGCCTGTAAATTCTCAGCATACCTCTCACGAACACTCTTCCTTCTTGCACTTAAGGATCGGCTTGAAAATAAATGTGGTTTACTATCTCGTCTTTCGTTCTTCCTCATTcctcatttttatttctctttgctttgcattgtttattttattgagtaATGCCTACATAGAATTTTCTCTATGTCTTGCACACTTAATGTATGTTCCTATGCACTTTTAGCATGTTTATCAAGTTTCTGTAGTTAATTTGCTCTTCTGACAGTCACGTTTCATGTcagtaaaaaatgtattcaaagtAGATTCTTCAGTAGAACCTCAATCCGAGTTTTAATATTTTGAGGAACCAGAAGAATATTTGATGAAGGAACTTGTGTATAAAAAGATGTCTAGTATTCAATTTACCGAGAACTTGTACGTTCAATGTTCAAAGTGAAGTTATTGTAATAACATAGGTTTGAAAAGTGTTTCCCAGTAAAAGAGTGACGTTAGTAATGTACCAtcttttaaaatctcatttGTGCAGTAACTTTACTGATAATACTCTcgtctttttcctcttctttcagAAATTAGCAAACAGTATCCGCCATGTATGCGGGTGATAGTTCAAGAAAGTAATGTCAAAGGTGTCAAACCTGGATCGTTATTCATGATTACTTGGCCTGGAGGAACGCTGGGTAGAGAAGGGGATCATTCCATTCTCATTCCAGATCACAATGTTAGCAAGGTATGAAAACTTTAAAGTTCAGTTCTATTGAAGACAATTTCTATATCTATAAATCACATTGAAGTTGTTCTGATTACGTCAACTTGAATGACTAGAGTCTGTATAAAGTAGTTGGAGATAGCGGCTTGTAAGTGGCTGAAATAATTGTTGGCACAAAGTAACGTAAGACAATCAGCATCAATGACTTTTATTGACGTTGACACCTAGAAAattcacaaactgattgcagtgGACGCACAGGTCgcaagacagtatgttggagttttttagccaacgtacgttaaaaattcagcataaagctgaaaatctcaatacataAAAGTTTACTTGTGCCAGCGACCGCTTGCCTAAGTCTTGAGCTGGTTTTCACAACCTCTCCAAGCTTGATAGCTAAAAATTCAAgaggctgcgctgcactgaggATATTCCCAACAAGAccaaaacgcgtctgcagttgccttcctgaatggtcatTACTAGTGTTGTACCAAACAGGgtatctctttgaggggaaattgtgtttgtgtgtgagctttttccctctgtattgcgattttcagctttatgctgaatttttatcgcacgttggctaaaaagcTCCGACATACTGACCTAGAAAATTGGTTGGAACACTATCTTACTTGGATTACAGCCTTTGATGAATAATCCATTTAGCCTGGATTCTCCATGCTTTTTTATCTATAATAATAGGAGAAACGTAGAAGAAATTGTccagcattttattttttcagaaattttctcatcattattattcttcttctcctACAAACAACGAGGGCGtagccctgtttgtcaggccaTCTAGTATCGAACACattaaaacatttaaatattataaaatttaaaaatcgttaaaaatagAGGATTtctcaaatcaataaaaaacagcAGTGAAATATTTAGCAAGAAATTATCCAGAATCTTTTGtctatttgaaaatatttcctgcGCTGAATGAGATTATATGACTCAGTTGAAGAAATCATTCCGGACTTTAATCTGAACTCCATTGATCTTCCCTCCaactaaatttttcattccttgcGTAACCCTATTCATTCATTTTGTTTTGTCTTTCAGTATCATGCCAAGTTTTCATTCTCGGGTGAAAACGAGAATGGGAATTATGTTTTAGTCGATCTTGGAAGTAAAAACGGAACATACTTGAACGGACAAAGACTATCAGTAGCGCTAAGTGAAAGTGATCCATTCCCTGTAGAGCATGGCAGTGAAATTCAGATAGGTTCTACAAAATTACTCTGTCATGTTCATAATGGCCAAGAAACTTGTCCAAATTGTGAGCCAGGAGTTATGATAACAGAAGGTGAGAACTATTCAATAAAGTTTTTTGTTTGTCAGATTTTTCTCATGATCACTCCGATAGATTTAAGCAAAATCAGCCGAATGACATCAAACagtgcctaattttctctcttgtCTTCTTTCCTCTTTGTACAGGAAATCAAACAACATTCTAACTTGTCATTTTGTGAATACATTCTTTCCAATCTTAGAGAAATTCACCTTAGGTTTCAAGGCGTTATGTTGTTTTgatttcagttgaaaaaatagaaaaacataAGAGTAAATCCCGCAATGTGAAATGCAGTTAGATTAATTTTTGTTAATCTATCCATCCTCTACTTTTTAAGTGTGTTCTGCAAAAGTATTTAAGTGCACCTAGTGCTGCCTAGCAGAATGGATTGTGAAATTATAAATGCAGAAAACTAAAACTTTGTTCGCTCTTTGTAGAAAGAAAATTACtgcttttaataattttcagtcatttaaagtaaaatatttttctcgtaGCTGAATATTGTTTCTCTATGGAAAGAATAACACTGATCAGGAGGTAAAGATCCTATTAtggaatggacgtatttatgctaaatgaaactatgtggaagtggaaagttggggtgtgctcgttagtgctcgggccataagaatgaatggaaattttaaagcgccagttaCATCAGCAGCAACGAAGCTGTCTCCGTTATCGTTCTTgctcgtctttaactcatgaaccctgtcctcaagctcttgtcacatgtgcacagctcacgagttagcgctcagctccttttgatttaatgtcaaatcccgcttttccattttctcaaaaggaactatatccacttttacattgtttcttatcaagcttccacgagcacaccccatctttccacttccacatagttccttttagcataaatacgtccaaatgaattGTCTATGCTGTTTTTATCGCTAAGTGAGAGTAGCAGAGGGGTGATGAATCTTTAAATCACCATCAATTTTCTGTCACTTAGAATTTCACTTTAGAGTGTCTTACCATTCATTCCTTTCATGGTTAAAAATGCACTATCATCGCTAACCTGCATTCGCCAATTTGTTGCTTTCTGACACAGGCAGTTTCACACATTTTGATGGagtgattgtttttttttttccagataagAAAAAAGAAGTGATCCATGTGAACAAAGGAGAAAATTATAAGTCAGAATTAAAAAGACTGAAAAGCAAGTACGGAGTTGAGTCTTTAAGTAGCGCATTATCAGCTCCTGCTCCAGGATATGAGGATAAAGCTGACATTAGGCGCAAGACAGTCGGCTCATCCTCTGATaacttcaaaactgaaacaGCTTCCGTTCAAGagtaagtttttcttttttgtgccACCCTACCGTCAGATTTCAATTACAAAACTCATTCCACTGAAATTAAATTCATAACCAGACAAACTTTGCGGAGAGTTGGCTATTCCTGTCCACTTTTTGGCCCTTGAAAAACTCGCTCAGGGAAAACTGATGTATGATTTTGATGTATGTAGTCGTGAGTTAATTTTCTATTGCAATTAAAATCAGAGCTCTATCTCACATCGTTCAACATTTATTGTAATAGAAAGGTTAGTTTTTGAGGCAGGTGGAAAAAACGCCCCAAAAAAGTAACGACTTTCCAAATGCAAAAGCAGCTGGTATGGTATGAGCATGTGCAGAggatggctgataccaggttgccgaagaaggtgttggagtgggtccctcCAGGTAGGCGatggagagggcgtccagccaaacggtgggtagagggcatccgtctagagatggagagatgccaacctccagaggatctctaccatgacaggttcctgtggcgggtaggcgtcgcaaAGCGTCCTAGTGCGCCGTTATAGCGACTTGTACAAACATACTTTTCTAATGGCTTTAAGGAAAAAGTCTCCCTAAGCTTATAAGCTGTCCAAAAGGCTAAAATTTGGCACAAGTAGCCTGAGGCTCACTTTCTTTTCAGTTTCAAGATCATAATGCTGGAATCACAAGCCGGCAGCTGAATATGTGAGTCAACAGTCActgctcaacagctgaaattttgaaaattcgagtcTTGTTCTTCCAGATTTGTATCAAATTCATTCTAATAGTTCAGACAAACTGATAACTGCTCCTCATCGGTGCCCTGAATTTTTTGTATGaggcgcaaaattcaggcattggACCGATGGCCTCCACATTCAAGCTACATTCAGCTCCCATATTCAGCATGTGATTCCAGCTTAAGATCATTCTTACAATTTTGCACCCCTACATACTAGAATagtttcttttccattcctttataATTTGTTTCAAGGAAACTTTTGTTCCATTCAGTGAATACAAAGTGTCGTTATTTCCCTTTTTGTTTCTGATTGGCATTAATTGTACCTTCTACTTGTTACAGATCTATACCCAGTGAAAACAAAGGCTTTAAAATGCTTGCTAAGATGGGCTGGAACAAAGGACAAGCTctaggaaaagaagaaaaatcagatgCCATCACAGAACCGGTAagggaattaaaaattttctaccATTTTCTAACACTATTTCATCAAACTTGCtttcaaatttgattttatGAGCCGTTATCTCTCTTTCTTGCACATGGTCggttttcttacaatttttgtgtgattttaaGAGTGATTCTCTGCAagattatgtttttatttttaatttatttctcttATTATCCCTCAAAAGCAGATGTTACTGAGAGGGTGCAGGTGCCCTTGTCAGTATGTTTTCTCAAcaaaataagtgtttttctccTCCTGTTAAACTCATCTTTGATCAAAAACGTTTAGATATGTACCTACTCAGAAATGGAAAAAGTGCCGATCATCTGCTCTCCTGGCTGGTTCTGAAAAATAGGTTCAGGactcattttaaagtttttggtAGTTAACAATCGAACTTTCAGATGGTCaatattaatttcaaaatcctcAGTGCTGAAATACCCGATCATCATTTTCATATCATTTAAGGCAATTCTGTGTGATCGAGGGAGGAGATTTGTCCCCACATTACGCCGCAACATGGTTTAATAATAATTATTGTAATGTACAAGATAATGCAAGAAACTGATAGCAGCAGCACTACCAAGTAGAATGACATCAATTTTGTGAAgatttattgaaaattcatAGGTATCTGAAACTACCACATAATGGAAGTCGCTTACGGACTCAATATGTAAGAGAGAGTTATTATCATGTCATCTCTCTGttacacattgagtcaatgGGCGATGTCCGTTTTGGTCGTTTCCGATATAAATTCTCTATGAATCCCCACAAATTTGACGTCATTCTACTCAGTATTAGTGCCGCTACACGTCGTCATGGGTCAGTTTCTTGCATCATCTTGTAGATTACGACAGTTTTTGCTTCTCATAAACGTAATCCGTGAGACAGCCCAATGTCGTAGCGAATCTCGTCCCTTGATCACATCGAGTCACCTTAAGGGGCATTTTTGTAGGAAATAATCCCCCTCCACCTgatatttttggcaatttttgtcGGGTTTTGCCCCTCCAGGAAATTTTGTGCCTTTCTAAAGACTTGATCTATCTGCTGTCCCGATCTAGCTGAAATGACTGTCGTTGCCGTTGTTTGAACGTTgctataattttcaaaaagctGTTTAGGTACTGTCTCAAACGTTGGTGGGttgtactgctgtgctaaggaagaacgctgcatgAACTTTCAGATGTTGTttaatttccttcgacaaaacatttatttctgaggaaacttatggatattttgccttaaaattctaagatattttagattaaatgcgaacaaaattgtctggaacaTCGGAGGctaaatattcagaattttcccagtaaattcgctttttatcgaaggaaacgtctgaaggctcatacggcgtttttcctcagctcggcacacagtggatcgaatcaattaaagaggtcggacatgaaattgttgactaaaactgcaaattttgatgtttatttcgtcacattttaaatttcaaggggtgcttctggaataaaatttcatgaggaaacccaatgaaaccacttttagaaccttaaagttttgtattaacgtAGTCATaagctttttaagtttccaaattttgtcagacttctcctattgactcggtccagtgcgTGGCAgtatactgccgagctaaggaagaacactgtatgagccttaaggcgttgccaaatttcctttgataaaacacgaattccctggtaaacttatgaatattatccttccatttttttagataattttgttcgcaattttacctagcgttccagaaaatttcaaagaaaagtatcCATATCTTtactcaaaagtaaacattttaccgaaggaaatttggcaactctcgaatgttcatacggtgttctttcatagcacggcagcatagaatCGAGGACCGAAAAAATCGTCTCCGGGAAAATGTCTCACGACCAGTgatccgattattgaaattgatggacaaagccatagacaaagaagacataaaggttatggagagatcctattggtgaaatcAGGCGGTTGAcaggacaaaggaggtaggtaatagaccaactaacagCAACCAATGAtggaccctacagttagtccagcattttctcccttagtctataagaaccatccattccaaccaataggattgcttcataCTTcccatgtcttttttgtctatcgctttgtctatcaatttcaataatcagcccgctgaaagtcttcttttaaacttttaaaatgctggaactgcgggccgattattgaaattgatagacaaaggtgacaaaagggatatggagggaacctgttggcggaagtgggtggttgcaatggataaaggcaGTAGGTtataaactaactaacggcaactcacgagaaactCGACAGCTAGtccatctttttcttctttagtctataagagccacacATTTCAAgcattaggatcgctccatacctcctatgtcttctttgtctatagctttgtctatcaatttcagtaatcagcccgctggacgaAGAATCACCCTGTGCGCATCTTATCCTCGTGCCGGGGCGATCATTATGAAAAGGAGTAATTAGCGAATCGCCGACTCGTCTGTTTGGCGGTGTGCCGTCtcgcggcggcgcacagtggatcgagtcaatcagagagccCGGACAcggaatttttgactaagactacaaattttgatgtttatttcgtcacatcttaaattttaaggggtgtttcttgaagtacatttcacgaggaaaccaatggaaccacttttagaacctcaaagttttgtataaatggagttacaagcgttaaaagttatcaaattttgtccgacctctcctactgactcgatccattgtgcggtgcGTCGCCGGATGGCGCGGAAACCCGCGGATTTCCCGGCCGGTTCGGCCGAGGGACCCGGAGAAGCGGCTACCCGCCGACGGGAACAATAACTGACGTTACCTCATCGCTGTCGCAGTTTGACAGACATTGTGGCCCTCAGACTGATTAATGATCCCGCTCCACACTCCACCTCGACGTTTCGGGGTTTTTTCGCGCCGCTGCCGGCCCCAGCGCCGAGTTCTCGCCGTTTTTTCCGCACGGGATCACGAAAAgggaccagcgggccgattattgaaatcgatagacaaagctatagacaaagaagacatagggggtattaagcaattctattggttgaaatgggtggttctcatagactataGGTTTTGTCTCGTCTTACCGACAGAGCCAGTTAAAGTTTTAACAATTAGGATCCAgcaggttgattattgaaatttatagacaaagaaaacatagggagtatggaagaatcctattggttgaaatgggtggttctcatagactaagggggaaaatgatagactaactatcgggtctctcgtgcggttgccgttagttagtctattacctacctcttttgtccattgcaaccacccacttctaccaataggatcactccatatctcttttgtctcttttatctatagctttgtcaatcaatttcaataatcccaCAGCAGCGGGctcattatttaaattgatagacaaagtcatagacagagaagacaaaaggaTTGTGGaagaatcctattggtggaagcggatcgttgcaatggacaaaggaggtaggaccgactaacggcaaccaacgagagaccctacagttagtccatcattttctcccttagtctataggaaccacccatttcaaccaataggattcttccatactccctatgttttctttgtctataaatttcaataatcagcctgctggagcCTAATTGTTAAAACTTCAACTGGCTCTGTCGGTAAGACGAGACAAAACCTATGTCTTCTCCCTGTCTGCgtcgtgtaatatatcgattttcgattcgtGTCgagccgacataaatttcaacgatcagcgggccgattattgaaattgatagacaaagctatagacaaaggtgacaaaagggatatggagggaacctgttggcggaagcgggtggttgcaatggacaaaggcagtaggttttagactaactaacgggaactcacgagaaacccgacagctagtccatcattttctctttcagtctataagagccacacatttcaaccaataggatcgctccatacctcccatgtcttctttgtctatagctttgtctatcaatttcaataatcagcccgcaggctgtagtggcgaggcgtggatgatcgactgtcgatgtttccccatttgaaactatgctgaagaatcgattgttaagaaGCTCGTTGCCAACACCCAGATtgtcgatcctttcccataggttttaGTGACAGGTCAGTTGACTTATCGCGAAGCATACCACGTCACTGAATGGGAAGTATCTAACATCGAGTATTGGGCCGAAAtcgggaaatttttttatatttggcATATTTTCAGAAGTAGTCGGGTTTTGCCGATACACACACTTTTCGGCTCCGAAACAGGGGCCTGAACCTGGCTTGCGGGAAATTCGCGGTTTTatctcagatttcgacctgggtcCAAAGTGATAGGTCATGAGCTTCGAGTATGTTGTGAGGGACACCTATATTCGTAACATACAAGAATATGACCCCGTGTCACCTTTGAGCCCAAGTTTAAAATCGCACTCTTTTAACTTTTCAGCCCAAAATAGCtcaaaattcgtgtttttgCGGTTCTATTTGAGATATCGACCTGTGCCTACTGGTGATAGGTCACTAGCTTCAAATATATCGAGAGAGACTCCTAGAGACCGAGTATACCTCTCACCTTTGAGCCCAGGTGGAAATCGAAGGAAGAACCGCCGAAAAACCGcgaattttccgggattttgGGCTGAAAAGTTAGGATTGATCGCTTCTGAACTTTGGCCCAAAGGTGACAGATGTCCATATTgtcgtatatcgacggtgaaactaccaaacgtatctcggtttgcgacgtcgcagact
The genomic region above belongs to Bemisia tabaci chromosome 8, PGI_BMITA_v3 and contains:
- the LOC109037984 gene encoding angiogenic factor with G patch and FHA domains 1 isoform X1, with protein sequence MGKENETESQSESFEIIDHSFQKELQDLPEVTAYIERLQNIILRQRKILLRFYNEKKSKTDASTQTDVPLGQESSVSPSKSDVKLISDNWSVNSKDLGVSIQEQVTAAAENAMKQTGFVYEETSGMYYDYNTGYYYNAELGLYYDGNTGTYYYYDEARRTYHFHSKVEPSVLPKVLDESASQQKPQSETKMETENFSEESVKTKRKQCENEEGDDPPKKSKQGEVLEEGECSDSDNEEIKETDEIVKDDAETKVEDPATLLIQSNGDATSKPKSSIDNDEFDTEISKQYPPCMRVIVQESNVKGVKPGSLFMITWPGGTLGREGDHSILIPDHNVSKYHAKFSFSGENENGNYVLVDLGSKNGTYLNGQRLSVALSESDPFPVEHGSEIQIGSTKLLCHVHNGQETCPNCEPGVMITEDKKKEVIHVNKGENYKSELKRLKSKYGVESLSSALSAPAPGYEDKADIRRKTVGSSSDNFKTETASVQESIPSENKGFKMLAKMGWNKGQALGKEEKSDAITEPILIQQRPAKAGLGAEGSAPTKLLDPKEEKKQELWRKTQQRFKKLK